One genomic window of Halorubrum hochsteinianum includes the following:
- a CDS encoding DUF7322 domain-containing protein, giving the protein MFSLDEDDEGEISVGESSDAEREMTPDIPEAPSVKTFDDGGDFEGASDVDSGTLRAFVVAVIYANAAVLLVALGPMVWFFEGWSRIGAGLFVGGLLASVRTYQTYRAWERSRDDADESDSKDGESGASTADAEADENDPVPDSTPEA; this is encoded by the coding sequence GTGTTCAGCCTCGACGAGGACGACGAGGGCGAGATCTCCGTCGGCGAGAGCTCCGACGCCGAGCGCGAGATGACGCCCGACATCCCTGAGGCCCCCTCGGTGAAGACGTTCGACGACGGCGGAGACTTCGAGGGCGCGAGCGACGTCGACTCCGGCACGCTCCGCGCGTTCGTCGTCGCGGTGATCTACGCCAACGCCGCCGTCCTCCTCGTCGCGCTCGGCCCGATGGTGTGGTTCTTCGAGGGCTGGTCCCGGATCGGTGCCGGCCTGTTCGTCGGCGGCCTCCTCGCGAGCGTGCGGACCTACCAGACGTACCGGGCGTGGGAGCGGTCCCGGGACGACGCCGACGAGTCGGACTCGAAGGACGGCGAGAGCGGCGCGTCGACTGCGGACGCGGAAGCGGACGAGAACGACCCGGTCCCCGACTCGACCCCGGAAGCGTAA
- the rad50 gene encoding DNA double-strand break repair ATPase Rad50, whose protein sequence is MKFDRVRLVNFKPYGDADLRLTEGVTVIHGLNGSGKSSLLEGCFFALYGSKALDGTLEDVITNGEEETEVELWFTHDGVSYRVERRLKAYDGRIDHKCTLESTDGSDVTRDGARAVREFVTELLRMDAEAFVNCAYVRQGEVNKLINATPRERQDTIDDLLQLGKLEEYRERAGDARLGVEDVLENRRGRLDQLDEQIAAKEDRDLHGRLNELEGELGEVTAEIERYETQREQARETREAAAETLSTYAEKREKLEAVEAEIDEIEASIRSAERERDDHRDAIRETRERIEEIETAIDGQLDDAGLDAASEAAIGERRAELDDREAEIRDDLDEERVNAEALRNQATNLAGKADDRVERADEVESEADGLADEAEAADEAADERESSIEELTQEAEALRERFAAADADVDRDGVEEERESLRDERGEVRERVAELSTELKNARERVEEAEELLAAGKCPECGQPVEDSPHASGIDEDRERVAGLESELEDAREREASLDERIAELDELASAADRLDEIDEAVETLGDRAAEKREEAERKREAAAEKRERAVGLREEAEETREVAAEKREEAEAAAERVEELEASLSAVDDAREAVTTTEERLGAIADAEDEIERRREKRENLKEVNDERRDRLADKRERRDELADAVDESAVETARERKQDAERYLEEVGEELDRLGERRTELQNAIGGVKGELRELSELREEREAFADRVAALEALHDETSELESMYGDLRAELRQRNVTELERTLNETFELVYGNDAYSHIELDGEYVLTVYQKDGEPLDPEQLSGGERALFNLSLRCAIYRLLSEGIEGAAPTPPLILDEPTVFLDSGHVSRLVRLVEEMRGFGVAQIVIVSHDDELVGAADELVTVEKDPRSNRSTVRREDAAELGVAELADD, encoded by the coding sequence GTGAAGTTCGACCGCGTCCGTCTCGTCAACTTCAAGCCGTACGGCGACGCCGACCTGCGACTGACCGAGGGCGTCACCGTCATCCACGGGCTCAACGGCAGCGGGAAATCCTCGCTGTTGGAGGGCTGCTTCTTCGCGCTGTACGGCTCGAAGGCGCTCGACGGCACCCTCGAAGACGTCATCACGAACGGCGAGGAGGAGACCGAAGTCGAACTGTGGTTCACCCACGACGGCGTCTCCTACCGCGTCGAGCGACGTCTCAAGGCCTACGACGGCCGGATCGATCACAAGTGTACGCTCGAATCGACCGACGGGAGCGACGTGACCCGCGACGGCGCGCGAGCGGTCCGCGAGTTCGTCACGGAGCTGCTGCGGATGGACGCCGAGGCGTTCGTCAACTGCGCGTACGTCCGGCAGGGGGAGGTGAACAAGCTGATCAACGCCACGCCGCGCGAGCGGCAAGACACGATCGACGACCTGCTCCAACTGGGGAAGCTAGAGGAGTACCGCGAGCGCGCCGGGGACGCTCGGCTCGGCGTCGAGGACGTGCTGGAGAACCGGCGCGGGCGGCTCGACCAGCTCGACGAGCAGATCGCCGCGAAGGAGGACCGGGATCTCCACGGGCGGCTCAACGAACTCGAGGGGGAACTCGGCGAGGTCACGGCGGAGATCGAGCGCTACGAGACCCAGCGGGAGCAGGCGAGGGAGACGCGCGAGGCCGCCGCGGAGACGCTGTCGACGTACGCCGAGAAACGCGAGAAACTGGAGGCGGTCGAGGCCGAGATCGACGAGATCGAGGCGTCGATCCGGAGCGCCGAGCGCGAGCGCGACGACCACCGGGACGCGATCCGCGAGACCCGCGAGCGGATCGAGGAGATCGAGACCGCGATCGACGGGCAACTCGACGACGCCGGACTCGACGCGGCGAGCGAGGCGGCGATCGGGGAGCGGCGCGCCGAACTCGACGATCGGGAGGCCGAGATCCGCGACGACCTCGACGAGGAGCGGGTGAACGCCGAGGCGCTCCGGAATCAGGCGACGAACCTCGCGGGGAAGGCCGACGACCGCGTCGAGCGGGCCGACGAGGTCGAGTCGGAGGCCGACGGCCTCGCGGACGAGGCCGAGGCGGCCGACGAGGCGGCCGACGAGCGGGAGTCGTCGATCGAGGAACTCACCCAGGAGGCGGAGGCGTTGCGCGAGCGGTTCGCGGCCGCCGACGCCGACGTCGATCGCGACGGCGTCGAGGAGGAGCGGGAGTCGCTGCGCGACGAGCGCGGGGAGGTCCGCGAGCGGGTCGCCGAACTGTCGACGGAGCTGAAGAACGCCCGCGAGCGCGTCGAGGAGGCCGAGGAGCTGCTCGCCGCGGGGAAGTGCCCCGAGTGCGGGCAGCCGGTCGAGGACTCGCCGCACGCGAGCGGGATCGACGAGGACCGCGAGCGCGTCGCGGGGCTGGAGTCGGAACTGGAAGACGCCCGCGAGCGCGAGGCGTCCCTCGACGAGCGGATCGCGGAGCTCGACGAACTGGCGAGCGCCGCGGACCGGCTCGACGAGATCGACGAGGCGGTCGAGACCCTCGGCGACCGGGCGGCGGAGAAGCGCGAGGAGGCGGAGCGGAAACGCGAGGCGGCGGCGGAGAAGCGCGAGCGCGCCGTCGGTCTCCGCGAGGAGGCCGAGGAGACCCGCGAGGTCGCCGCGGAGAAGCGCGAGGAGGCCGAGGCGGCCGCGGAGCGGGTCGAGGAGCTGGAGGCGTCGCTGTCGGCGGTCGACGACGCCCGCGAGGCGGTGACCACGACCGAGGAGCGGCTCGGAGCGATCGCCGACGCGGAAGACGAGATCGAACGCCGACGCGAGAAGCGCGAGAACCTGAAGGAGGTGAACGACGAGCGGCGCGACCGGCTCGCGGACAAGCGCGAGCGCCGCGACGAGCTCGCGGACGCGGTCGACGAGTCCGCGGTGGAGACGGCGAGAGAGCGGAAGCAGGACGCCGAACGGTACCTCGAAGAGGTCGGCGAAGAACTCGACCGCCTCGGCGAGCGACGGACCGAACTCCAGAACGCGATCGGCGGCGTGAAGGGCGAGCTCCGAGAGCTGTCGGAGCTCCGCGAGGAGCGCGAGGCGTTCGCCGACCGCGTCGCGGCGCTCGAAGCCCTCCACGACGAGACGAGCGAACTGGAGTCGATGTACGGCGACCTGCGCGCGGAGCTCCGCCAGCGCAACGTCACCGAACTGGAGCGCACCCTGAACGAGACGTTCGAACTGGTGTACGGCAACGACGCCTACTCGCACATCGAGCTCGACGGCGAGTACGTCCTCACCGTCTACCAGAAAGACGGCGAGCCGCTTGACCCGGAACAGCTCTCCGGCGGCGAGCGCGCCCTGTTCAACCTCTCGCTGCGCTGTGCGATCTACCGGCTGCTCTCGGAGGGCATCGAGGGCGCGGCACCGACCCCACCCCTCATCCTCGACGAGCCGACCGTCTTCCTCGACTCCGGCCACGTCTCGCGGCTCGTCCGGCTCGTCGAGGAGATGCGCGGCTTCGGCGTGGCGCAGATCGTCATCGTGAGCCACGACGACGAGCTGGTTGGCGCGGCCGACGAGCTGGTCACCGTCGAGAAGGACCCGCGCTCGAACCGCTCGACGGTCCGCCGGGAGGACGCGGCGGAGCTCGGCGTTGCGGAACTCGCCGACGACTGA
- a CDS encoding DNA-directed DNA polymerase has protein sequence MTQSGLSDFSSTGDAGDGADGDTDTEREELAAQEAAVVAGGGRGRVSDVVDVDEAKFPESTGTVELMITQVDYAVEGYGSDEYPVVHVFGRRPAANVDDAEHDAVEHVRVLGVEPYFYVPTADLDSDPVEEYDVVIGTREEGPDGEPYESIRGEPLTRIVTRTPRDVGNIRDDFRTTFEADILFPNRFLIDNGINGGIRVEERRLDDEDGTIQVHQGHLEPADVDADLRVNTFDIEVDDRRGFPEDGEEPIICLTSHDSYDDEYVVWLYDAPEAEVPSPEDLPDYEGIVGEEDGNGEDAALDFEVRTFEEEAAMLDAFVAYIDETDPDVLTGWNFEDFDAPYVLDRLEVLDDGSQYDLSVDRLSRIGEVWRSGWGGPDIKGRVVFDLLYAYKRTMFTELESYRLDAVGERELGVGKERYTGDIGDLWEQDPERLLEYSIRDVELCVEIDRTQDVIAFWDDARKIVGCKLEDATTPGDAVDMYVLHMAYGNFALPSKGQQEAEEFEGGAVFEPISGVREMVSVLDLKSLYPMSMVTINASPETKVDPEEYDGETYRTPTGVHFRKEPDGIIREMVNELLDEREEKKALRNEHDPGTEAYEQYDRQQGAVKVLMNSLYGVFGWDRFRLYDREMSAGVTSTNREVIAFTADVTDELDRKVTYGDTDSVMLSLGDLSKEDAIETSFEIADHINSRYDDFAREELNADSHRFEIEFEKLYRRFFQAGKKKRYAGHIVWKEGKDVDDIDITGFEYKRSDIAGITKEVQQNVIETIVTGDNIDEDMQEVKSYLVDVIAEVLDGEISVEEIGIPGGIGKKLDAYETPTAQVRGAKYANMMLGTNFGSGSKPKRLYIEKVHPDFWARMEDEEDLDPQRDRLYGEFKRDPDVICFEYADQVPEEFEVDWEKMLDKTLKGPIERVIEALGMSWEEVKTGQEQTGLGSFM, from the coding sequence ATGACTCAGTCGGGGCTGTCGGACTTCTCGTCGACCGGAGACGCGGGCGACGGGGCCGACGGCGACACGGACACCGAACGGGAGGAGCTGGCCGCACAGGAGGCGGCCGTCGTCGCCGGCGGCGGGCGCGGGCGCGTCAGCGACGTGGTCGACGTCGACGAGGCGAAGTTCCCGGAGTCGACGGGAACCGTCGAGCTGATGATCACCCAGGTCGACTACGCCGTCGAGGGGTACGGCAGCGACGAGTACCCGGTCGTCCACGTGTTCGGCCGGCGGCCCGCGGCGAACGTCGACGACGCCGAACACGACGCCGTCGAGCACGTCCGGGTGCTCGGGGTGGAGCCGTACTTCTACGTCCCGACCGCCGACCTCGACAGCGACCCCGTCGAGGAGTACGACGTGGTGATCGGGACCCGCGAGGAGGGGCCGGACGGCGAGCCGTACGAGAGCATCCGCGGCGAGCCGCTCACCCGGATCGTCACGCGGACGCCCCGCGACGTGGGGAACATCCGCGACGACTTCCGGACAACGTTCGAGGCGGACATCCTCTTCCCGAACCGATTCCTGATCGACAACGGGATCAACGGCGGGATCCGCGTCGAGGAGCGGCGGCTCGACGACGAGGACGGGACGATCCAAGTCCATCAGGGCCACCTCGAACCCGCCGACGTCGACGCCGACCTCCGCGTGAACACCTTCGACATCGAGGTCGACGACCGCCGCGGCTTCCCAGAGGACGGCGAAGAGCCGATCATCTGTCTCACCAGCCACGACTCCTACGACGACGAGTACGTCGTCTGGCTGTACGACGCCCCCGAGGCGGAGGTGCCGTCCCCGGAGGACCTCCCCGACTACGAGGGGATCGTCGGGGAGGAGGACGGGAACGGCGAGGACGCGGCGCTCGACTTCGAGGTCCGGACCTTCGAGGAGGAGGCCGCGATGCTCGACGCGTTCGTCGCGTACATCGACGAGACGGACCCGGACGTGCTGACCGGGTGGAACTTCGAGGACTTCGACGCCCCGTACGTCCTCGATCGGCTGGAGGTGCTCGACGACGGGAGCCAGTACGACCTCTCCGTCGACCGGCTCTCCCGGATCGGCGAGGTGTGGCGCTCCGGCTGGGGCGGCCCGGACATCAAGGGCCGGGTCGTCTTCGACCTGCTGTACGCCTACAAGCGCACGATGTTCACGGAGCTGGAGTCGTACCGGCTCGACGCGGTCGGGGAGCGCGAACTCGGCGTCGGCAAGGAGCGGTACACGGGCGACATCGGCGATCTGTGGGAGCAGGACCCCGAACGCTTACTGGAGTACAGCATCCGCGACGTGGAGCTGTGCGTCGAGATCGACCGGACGCAGGACGTGATCGCCTTCTGGGACGACGCCCGGAAGATCGTCGGCTGTAAGCTGGAGGACGCCACGACCCCCGGCGACGCGGTCGACATGTACGTGCTCCACATGGCCTACGGGAACTTCGCGCTCCCGTCGAAGGGGCAACAGGAGGCCGAGGAGTTCGAGGGCGGCGCGGTGTTCGAGCCGATCTCCGGCGTCCGGGAGATGGTGAGCGTGCTCGACCTGAAGAGCCTCTACCCCATGTCGATGGTGACGATCAACGCCTCGCCGGAGACGAAGGTCGATCCGGAGGAGTACGACGGCGAGACGTACCGCACCCCGACTGGCGTCCACTTCCGGAAGGAGCCTGACGGCATCATCCGGGAGATGGTGAACGAGCTGCTCGACGAGCGCGAGGAGAAGAAGGCGCTCCGCAACGAGCACGACCCGGGGACCGAGGCGTACGAGCAGTACGACCGACAGCAGGGGGCGGTCAAGGTGCTGATGAACTCGCTGTACGGCGTGTTCGGCTGGGACCGGTTCCGGCTGTACGACCGGGAGATGAGCGCGGGCGTCACCTCCACCAACCGCGAGGTGATCGCCTTCACCGCCGACGTGACCGACGAACTTGATAGGAAAGTTACATACGGGGACACCGACAGCGTCATGCTTTCACTTGGTGACCTATCGAAAGAAGATGCGATCGAGACCTCCTTCGAGATCGCGGACCACATCAACAGCCGGTACGACGACTTCGCGCGCGAGGAGCTGAACGCCGACTCGCACCGCTTCGAGATCGAGTTCGAGAAGCTCTACCGGCGCTTCTTCCAGGCGGGCAAGAAGAAGCGGTACGCGGGCCACATCGTCTGGAAGGAGGGGAAAGACGTCGACGACATCGACATCACCGGCTTCGAGTACAAGCGCTCGGACATCGCGGGAATCACCAAGGAGGTCCAGCAGAACGTCATCGAGACGATCGTGACGGGCGATAACATCGACGAGGACATGCAGGAGGTGAAGTCGTACCTCGTGGACGTGATCGCCGAGGTGCTCGACGGCGAGATAAGCGTCGAGGAGATCGGGATCCCGGGCGGGATCGGGAAGAAGCTCGACGCCTACGAGACGCCGACCGCGCAGGTCCGGGGGGCGAAGTACGCCAACATGATGCTCGGGACCAACTTCGGGAGCGGGTCGAAGCCGAAGCGGCTGTACATCGAGAAGGTCCATCCCGACTTCTGGGCGCGGATGGAGGACGAGGAGGACCTCGACCCGCAGCGCGACCGCCTCTACGGGGAGTTCAAGCGCGATCCGGACGTGATCTGCTTCGAGTACGCGGACCAGGTGCCCGAGGAGTTCGAGGTCGACTGGGAGAAGATGCTCGACAAGACGCTGAAAGGGCCGATAGAGCGCGTGATCGAGGCGCTCGGGATGTCGTGGGAGGAGGTCAAGACGGGGCAAGAACAGACCGGACTCGGCTCGTTCATGTGA
- a CDS encoding DUF7331 family protein: MSSDPRSDSQAARPADSDTVDDEVEVYEDDGNVVIFDATNPLAWVEASRTVRLADAV; encoded by the coding sequence ATGTCTTCGGACCCACGTTCCGACTCTCAGGCGGCTCGCCCGGCCGATTCCGACACGGTCGACGACGAGGTGGAGGTGTACGAGGACGACGGGAACGTGGTGATCTTCGACGCCACGAACCCCCTCGCGTGGGTCGAAGCGAGCCGAACGGTGCGGCTCGCCGACGCGGTCTGA